A window of Roseiflexus castenholzii DSM 13941 genomic DNA:
TCGCGGTGGCGCCGGTGGAACAACCGCAGTATGCGATTGCCGTCATTGTGGAATATGGCGGCGAAGGCAGCCGTTCAGCACTGCCGGTGGCGCGTCAGGTGTTGGCGGCGGCGTTGGGGGTGACGCCATGAAACAGCGGACAGGACGCTGTGTGGCATGCATCGCGTTGGTGATAGTCCTCGCAGCGTGTTCCGAACCACTGGTCGAACCGCGCGCGCCGCGCACGCCGACGGCGGTGATCGACCGCTACAACGCAATCGTGGCGACCGCCGAGGCGGGCGATGATCTGCTGATGCGCGCCAGAGCCTACTACGACCGAGGAAATATCTGGTTTGAGCAGCAGAACTACATCGAAGCCATCGCCGACTACGACCGGGCGCTTGCGCTCGACCCCTCGATGTCGCGCGCCTTTCACAACCGGGGGCTGGCATATGCGCTGTTGAAAGAATATGATGCCGCACTGCGCGATTATGCCCAGGCGATCCATCTCGACCCAGCCTACCGTCGCGCCTACGAGAATCGGGTGCGGTTGCTGGAGGAACTCACTGCGAGTACGCCGGACGAAACATTACTCCAGCAACTCGCCGACGATTACGGCAGCCTGGCGCGACTGATCCCGGAAGCCGAGGCGCCCTATCGGTATCGGCAAGGGCTGATCCTGGTGCGGCTGAACGACCGCACTGCGGCGCGCGAGGCGTTCGACGCTGCTATTCGCGCCCGACCGCAGCATGTCGATGCGCTCTACGAACGCGCGCTGCTGCACTACGCTGTCGGTGATCTCAACGCAGCCCTCGCCGACCTCGATACCGCGCTGCGCCTGAGTCCGCGCGCCGCCAACGCCTATTACGCGCGTGGCTTGATCCGCCATACGCAGGGTGATCCCCGCAGCGCCATCGCCGATTTCGGGCAGGCGCTGCTGCTTCGGCCAGACTACCCCGAAGCGCTGATCGCCCGCGCGGCGACCTACGCGGAGCAGGGAAACATCACTGCTGCGCGAGCGGACCTTAAGCGTCTCGACGAACTACAACTCGATCCGGCGCTCCAGCCGGCGCGCGAGGCGCTGCGCATTCGCATCAATGCGCCTTAATCCGGTTTTTCAGATCAAAGGAATGACGGCAGTATAGGGACGCCCCTGCACAGGCATTCCACGAATGAGGAGGCAAACCGGGGCGAATGTCCAGGACTGCCTCCTCCAGATTCACAAGAGGATTGACGCCGCAGTATCGATCTTTATAAGCGACCAGGAGCGCGCCTCGCATCACGACAACGGTGGCGGACAATTGCTCCTATCGCTGATCGACCGGCACATAATCGCGCCGCGCATGCCCCAAATAAATCTGGCGTGGGCGCGTAATCTTCTGCTCCGGATCGTCGAGCATTTCGAGCCACTGCGCCAGCCATCCCGACGCGCGTGGAATAGCGAACAGGAACGGGAAGTACTCGATCGGGAAACGCAACGCCTGATAGATCAGCCCGCTGTAGAAATCCACATTCGGGTACAGTTTCCGTGAGATAAAATACTCGTCCTCCAGCGCCACGCGCTCGAGTTCCATGGCAATATCGAGAAGCGGATTCGCCGCCGTTGCCGCAAACACCTCGTGGGCGATCTGGCGGATGATCTTGGCGCGCGGATCGTAGTTCTTGTACACCCGATGCCCGAACCCCATCAGGCGCGTCTCACCCTTCTTCACTCGCTCGATAAACGCCGGCACATTCTTGGGATGCCCGATCTGTTGCAGCATGCGCAACACCGCCTCGTTCGCACCGCCGTGAAGCGGACCGTACAGCGCCGCCGCCGCCGCCGACAACGCGCTGTAAGGGTCGGCGTGGCTCGAACCAACGCTGCGCATCACCGAGGTGGAACAGTTCTGCTCATGGTCGGCGTGCAGAATGAAGAGCACATCGAGCGCCTTCGCCAGCACCGGATTGACCTCATAATCCCGCTGATTCATGTAGTCCATCATGTAGAGCAGATTGGCAGTGTAGCTGAGCGAGCTGTCGGGCAGGTTGAAGGGCCGCCCGATGCGGTGGCGGTAGGCAAAAGCGGCGATGGTCGGAATCTGCCCAATAATGCGCCAGATCTGCTTCTCACGCACAGCCGGGTCGTGGATATTTTTCGCCTCAGGATAGAGCGTGGACATCGCGGCGACCGAGCTGATCAGAATACCCATAGGGTGCGCATCGTAACGGAACGCCTGGATCAGTTCGACCAGGCTGTTATGGAGGAACAGGTGGCGACTGATGCGATACTCCCACCATGCCAACCGCTCTTTCGACGGCAACTCGCCGTACAGCAACAGATACGCGACTTCCAGGTAGGAGCTCTGCTCAGCCAGCTGCTCGATAGGATAGCCACGATACTCCAAAATGCCCTTGTCGCCATCGATGTACGTGATCCGGCTGACGCACGCGGCGGTATTCATGAACGCCGGGTCGTAGGACATCAGCCCGAAATCGTCCGGATTCACCTTGATTTGACGCAGATCGGTGGCGCGGATGGCGTCGTGCTCGATAGGAATCTCGTAGGTCTTCCCCGTCCGGTTGTCGGTAATGGTCAGGGTGTTTTTTGTCATGGCGGTGCTCTTTCCTCATTGATTCGACCGGCGCTCTCATTCTTCGAGCCGGGGCCGGTCGTGAGCCAAACGGCGAGAAATCATGCTCGCCGACAACTCCCTGGCGCCTCGCCGCTGAGGTGGAGTTGTGCGTTTTGTGATCGGCTGTATTGTACCAAAAGTTGTTACATCTGGCACAGAGTCCGCCTGACTGAACAGTCTATCGGCGCTGTATCGAGATGGTCCGGCGCTGCTGGAATCTGATCCCGGGTTCCATTCCGATGCCTTCCATACATCCTGGCTCGATCTGGTAATACTGACCGTGATCGGGAAAAGGGGCGCGGGATGGAGGGAAGCCCCTGGCGAGCGCCCGTTCACGGGCAGACCGCGCGCATGCGCAGAGCGGGCATGCGTGGTGTTGGGATGCGTCGTTGTACCCTCACCCCCTGCTCCGTTCCCGCACACGGGAGCGGGGAGACCGGCATCGCGCGCGGGTCCATCCCCCGTGCCGGGGTGCGCACGGGGGAGCGGTCCGCCCTGAAGTCCCAATGAGGAAGGGCGTTCACCTGGTCATTGCGAGACCGGCGCAGCCGGTCGAAGCAATCGCCTTCGTCCCTTATCCCAACGAGTTCACGGGCAGACCGCGCGCATGCGCAGAGGGGGCATGCGTGGTGTTGGGATGCGTCGTTGTGCCCTCACCCCCTGCCCCGCTCCCGCACACGGGAGCGGGGAGACCGGCATCGCGCGCGGGTCCATCCCCCGTGCCGGGGTGCGCGCGGGGGAGCGGTTCGCCCTGAAACCCTTGGCGTGCGGAGGTCCGGGAGTGCGGCGCGGGATAAAAAAGACCACCGCACAGGCGCTCTACCTGTAGCGGTGGTCATCGACCAACACCCGGATAATCAGGCAACCAGTTCCTCTTCGAGCGCGTACTCACGGATGGCCGGCGCCTGCCGCGCGCGCCGGCGCGCCTTATATTCGACGACCGCCAGCAGTTCGTCCGGTGTGACGGACGCCTCAGCCGCAGCAATATCCAGTGGCATTGCGTTCGATGCGCTGATGTGGTACGAGCGTAGCACGCGGCGCGCCTCGGGCACGCGCTCGGCAACCTCGTTGACCGTCTGCTCGTCGTAGTTCTTGTGCTGCATGGAATCCTCCTTGTTCGCTGTACTCCACTTGCGGGGAGGGCGTCACCTGCGTCGCCGCTCCTGAGAGATGTCCGCATCCCTGCGGTTTCGTTGTTTTGAGTATAGCATACGGTATGGTTATTTTCAACAAGAAAACCCCCATCTTTATCGTATATTTTGCACAAATTCAAACTGGTGTGCGCGATGTGGTATGATGAATACACGACGCGGCACGTCACACAAAGGAGGCACGGGTATGGATTTCGCTCTCAGTGAGCAGCATGAGATGTTACGCCAGACGGTGCGCGCATTCGCCGAGCAGGAGGCGCGCCCCACCGCAGCGGCGCGTGATGAGGCGATGGAGTTTCCGGTTGATCTGGTGAAGAAAATGGGGCAGCTTGGCTTGATGGGTGTGGCAGTGAGCGAGCAGTATGGCGGCGCCGGGCTTGATTATGTATCGTATGCGATTGTGATCGAAGAATTGTCGCGGGTGGATGCCTCACTCGGCGTCATTGCATCGGTCAACAACTCTCTTGTGTGTTATGGCATTGAAACCTTCGGGACGGAAGACCAGAAACGCGAATTGCTGACACCGCTCGCCGAAGGACGGATGCTTGGCGCCTTCTCGCTCTCTGAACCCGGCGCCGGTTCGGATGCCGCTGCGCAGAAAACGACGGCAGCGCGCGATGGCGACTACTATGTGATTAATGGCATCAAAAACTGGGTGACGAATGGCGATTACGCCGACACGATCATTCTGATGGCCATGACCGATCCTGGCAAAGGTCATCGGGGAATCACAGCCTTCCTGGTCGATCCGCGCGAGCCGGGGTGCAGCATCGTGAAGGTCGAACACAAACTGGGCATCCGCAGCGCACACTCCTGCCAGATGGCGTATGATAATTATCGTCTGCCGGCGTGGCGACGGCTTGGCGAGGAGGGGCAGGGGTTCAAAATCGCTATGACCATCTTGAATGCCGGGCGGATCGGAATTGCGGCGCAGGCGGTCGGCATTGCGCAGGGCGCTTACGAAGCGGCGCTCGAATACGCCAAAATCCGTGAACAGTTTGGCAAGCCGATCATCGAAAATCAGGCAATCGGATTTACGCTGGCGGATATGGCGACGCGCATCAAGGCGGCGCGCCTGCTGACGTATGAAGCCGCCTGGCGCAAGGATCAGCATCTCGACTTCGTCAGCGCCGCGTCGATGGCGAAACTGTACGCTTCCGAAACCGCGATGTGGACGGCGACCAAGGCGGTGCAAGTGTTTGGCTCGAACGGCTACTCGAAGGAGTATCCGGTCGAACGCTACTTCCGCGACGCCAAAATCACCGAGATTTACGAAGGCACGAGCGAAATCCAGCGCCTGGTCATTGCCCGCGAGATTGCACGGTAGTGCAGCGTATGCGTTCTTTTGCCCGCCTGACCCGAATTGGCATGGTGTTGTGCGTCGTCATGGCGTGCGTGCTGAGCCTTCAGTTGATGGGGCTGGCGGCGGTCGATCAACCGCGCGGCTCGCAGTGGGCGGAGGCGCGCGCGCGTTGGAATGCGCAGGCGCCGGGTTCGTATCACATTGCTGTGCGGATCGAGGCGCTAGGAAATGTGTGCGTCCAGCGTCTCGAGGTGCGTGGTGCGTGGGTGCGCCGCGTCATCGAGAACACTTGCGATGCGTTCTGGGTCGATCCGCTCACGGTTGATGAATTATTTGCGCTTGCCAGCGACATTGAGAGTATCCCCGCCTCACGCTGTTCGCCATCGCCGCACGACTGCCCGTGCCACCGCGTCTTTACCCTGCGCCGCATTGAATACGATGCAGCGTATGGCTTTCCAGTCACTATTCTTGCGCGTTCTGAGGTGCAATTCCATCCTGCGGCGCGCGATTTCTGGGAGTATCTCTGGCAGAACCAACAGTTGCCAACGTGTCAACCGGCGCGGCGTCGTTTCACGGTGCAGGTGTTGTCGCTGACGCCGCTCGCGCCTGAAGACTCAACGCAGACATCGGCGATTGAAAAGGTGCAGTAAAGCGTCGTCACGATGGATCAGGAACGACGGCGCTATGCCCACTGCTCCTTGCCGCCGACCGACCGGGCGCCATCCACAGGACGTGCACGTCCGCACTGAGCGGATAAAGCTCCGCTGACGTGGAGCGCCGGTTCGGCGCACATCTCCGCACCGCAGCGAGAGCGCAGCAAAGCCCTTCGCGCGAGCAGTTCGACGGTTCAACGTCGGGCTGTGCGGCGTCGCAGGACACACCGATGTTGTGTTATTGCGACGTGTATTTCTTGGCAATTGAGACAACCAGTCGCGCAGCGTCGCAGGACACACCGATGTTGTGTTATACCAATCACCTGTGACCATCCGGCATAGTCACCCCGAGCAGCGCGAGGGGTCTTGCGCGACCCGCGCGATTCCTCGCTGCGCTCGGAATGACAAGTCGCTGCGCTCGGAATGACAAGCATGCGGCATCTTCAATCGTCATTGGTGTTACTCGTTGAGTGTTTCGTGTGTTGCAGTGGCAAGGTAGACAGTGCGCTCGGCGATGTTCGTCGCGCGGTCGGCGACCCGTTCGAGGGCACGGGTGATGTCGATGGCGGCGATGGCGGCATCGAACAATGAGGCGTCGTTGAGCGCCGCCTGACGGAGCGCAGCGATGATTGCACGCCGCCGTGCATCGATCTGG
This region includes:
- a CDS encoding tetratricopeptide repeat protein is translated as MKQRTGRCVACIALVIVLAACSEPLVEPRAPRTPTAVIDRYNAIVATAEAGDDLLMRARAYYDRGNIWFEQQNYIEAIADYDRALALDPSMSRAFHNRGLAYALLKEYDAALRDYAQAIHLDPAYRRAYENRVRLLEELTASTPDETLLQQLADDYGSLARLIPEAEAPYRYRQGLILVRLNDRTAAREAFDAAIRARPQHVDALYERALLHYAVGDLNAALADLDTALRLSPRAANAYYARGLIRHTQGDPRSAIADFGQALLLRPDYPEALIARAATYAEQGNITAARADLKRLDELQLDPALQPAREALRIRINAP
- a CDS encoding citrate synthase, which translates into the protein MTKNTLTITDNRTGKTYEIPIEHDAIRATDLRQIKVNPDDFGLMSYDPAFMNTAACVSRITYIDGDKGILEYRGYPIEQLAEQSSYLEVAYLLLYGELPSKERLAWWEYRISRHLFLHNSLVELIQAFRYDAHPMGILISSVAAMSTLYPEAKNIHDPAVREKQIWRIIGQIPTIAAFAYRHRIGRPFNLPDSSLSYTANLLYMMDYMNQRDYEVNPVLAKALDVLFILHADHEQNCSTSVMRSVGSSHADPYSALSAAAAALYGPLHGGANEAVLRMLQQIGHPKNVPAFIERVKKGETRLMGFGHRVYKNYDPRAKIIRQIAHEVFAATAANPLLDIAMELERVALEDEYFISRKLYPNVDFYSGLIYQALRFPIEYFPFLFAIPRASGWLAQWLEMLDDPEQKITRPRQIYLGHARRDYVPVDQR
- a CDS encoding acyl-CoA dehydrogenase; its protein translation is MDFALSEQHEMLRQTVRAFAEQEARPTAAARDEAMEFPVDLVKKMGQLGLMGVAVSEQYGGAGLDYVSYAIVIEELSRVDASLGVIASVNNSLVCYGIETFGTEDQKRELLTPLAEGRMLGAFSLSEPGAGSDAAAQKTTAARDGDYYVINGIKNWVTNGDYADTIILMAMTDPGKGHRGITAFLVDPREPGCSIVKVEHKLGIRSAHSCQMAYDNYRLPAWRRLGEEGQGFKIAMTILNAGRIGIAAQAVGIAQGAYEAALEYAKIREQFGKPIIENQAIGFTLADMATRIKAARLLTYEAAWRKDQHLDFVSAASMAKLYASETAMWTATKAVQVFGSNGYSKEYPVERYFRDAKITEIYEGTSEIQRLVIAREIAR